The Pyrus communis chromosome 9, drPyrComm1.1, whole genome shotgun sequence genome has a segment encoding these proteins:
- the LOC137745773 gene encoding small ribosomal subunit protein eS17w-like, protein MGRVRTKTVKKSSRQVIERYYSRMTLDFHTNKKILEEVAIIPSKRLRNKIAGFSTHLMKRIQKGPVRGISLKLQEEERERRMDFVPEESAIKIDEISVDKETIDMLSALGMADMPGVKRVDPEAQSQNLGFVRGGPRRY, encoded by the coding sequence ATGGGTCGCGTCCGCACAAAAACAGTGAAAAAATCCTCCCGCCAGGTCATCGAGCGCTACTACTCGCGCATGACCCTGGACTTCCACACCAACAAGAAGATCCTCGAGGAAGTCGCCATCATCCCCTCCAAGCGCCTCCGCAACAAGATTGCCGGATTCTCCACCCACCTGATGAAGCGGATCCAGAAGGGCCCGGTCCGCGGCATCTCCCTGAAGCTGCAGGAGGAGGAGCGCGAGCGCCGCATGGACTTCGTCCCTGAGGAGTCCGCTATCAAGATCGACGAGATCTCCGTCGACAAGGAAACCATCGACATGCTCTCTGCTCTGGGCATGGCCGACATGCCCGGCGTCAAGCGGGTCGACCCGGAAGCACAGTCTCAGAATCTGGGGTTCGTGCGTGGTGGACCCAGGAGGTACTGA
- the LOC137746286 gene encoding short chain aldehyde dehydrogenase 1-like produces MSSPSSPAPIPGPKRLEGKVAIITGGASGIGESTARLFLFHGAKVVIADVQDELALSLCKELDPDGDSISYIRCDVTVDSDVKNVVDVALSMYGRLDIMYNNAGVSGKLDPTILGADGENFKQVFDVNVYGAFLGAKHAARAMIPAKKGVILFTSSVASVTCGQSTHAYAMSKHAVVGLMKSLCVDLGQHGIRVNCISPGAMATPFLTNLLGIERNTVEEMICASAVLKGVVPRAEDVAEAAVYLASDESKFVNGLNLLVDGGYSTTNQSLTRVLRDFMSSNQVL; encoded by the exons ATGAGCAGTCCTTCCTCACCAGCTCCAATTCCGGGTCCTAAAAG GTTAGAAGGCAAAGTGGCAATTATCACCGGAGGTGCTAGTGGAATTGGAGAGAGCACTGCAAGATTGTTTTTGTTCCATGGTGCAAAAGTCGTCATAGCCGACGTCCAAGACGAACTAGCCCTGTCCCTCTGCAAAGAACTCGACCCAGACGGAGATTCCATTTCGTACATACGTTGCGATGTCACTGTCGATTCGGATGTGAAAAATGTTGTAGACGTGGCTCTGTCGATGTACGGAAGGCTTGACATCATGTACAACAATGCAGGCGTATCCGGCAAATTGGACCCAACTATTTTGGGTGCTGATGGCGAAAACTTCAAGCAAGTGTTTGATGTGAATGTCTATGGTGCTTTCTTGGGCGCCAAGCATGCTGCTAGGGCAATGATCCCTGCTAAAAAAGGTGTCATTCTTTTCACTTCAAGCGTGGCGTCAGTGACTTGCGGCCAGTCTACACACGCTTACGCCATGTCGAAGCACGCGGTGGTGGGACTTATGAAAAGCTTGTGTGTGGACTTGGGGCAGCACGGAATTAGAGTCAATTGCATATCTCCGGGTGCCATGGCAACCCCGTTTCTGACGAATCTTTTGGGGATTGAAAGAAATACAGTGGAGGAGATGATCTGCGCTTCGGCGGTGTTGAAAGGAGTGGTGCCGAGGGCAGAGGATGTGGCGGAGGCTGCCGTGTATTTGGCGAGTGACGAGTCCAAATTTGTGAATGGACTGAACCTTCTTGTGGATGGAGGTTATAGCACCACTAATCAGTCTCTTACTAGGGTTTTGAGGGATTTCATGTCATCAAACCAGGTTCTGTAA
- the LOC137744797 gene encoding IAA-amino acid hydrolase ILR1-like 4, which translates to MEWLRLLILLFTFLNHVSSWGSVAAGSRWEVSQLTRELMDSAREPEFFDWLKRVRRTIHENPELAFEEEETSRLIRSELDSLEIGYTWPVAKTGVVASIGSGSQPWFALRADMDALPIQEMVEWEHKSKNPGKMHACGHDAHVTMLLGAAKLLQRKSKEIKGTIKLVFQPAEEARGGAYHMIKEGALDNIQGILGLHISPEMPVGTIGSRPGLMLAASGRFLVTIHGKGGHAASPHLATDPILAACSTIISLQQIVSRETNPLESRVVSVGFVDGGQAGNVIPETVTLKGTFRSMTSEGLYYLQQRIKEVTEMQASVHRCTATVDFMLEKMRPYPATVNDEAMYKHAKSVGETLLGEPNVKLLPMAMGAEDFSFYAEKMAAAFFMIGTKNATFVSKTDLHSPFLVIDEEVLPIGAAFHAAVALSYFDNVDAVVTH; encoded by the exons ATGGAGTGGCTGCGGCTGTTGATATTGTTATTTACGTTCTTAAACCACGTATCGTCATGGGGTTCAGTGGCGGCCGGTTCGAGGTGGGAGGTGAGTCAACTCACTCGAGAGCTGATGGACTCGGCGCGGGAGCCGGAGTTCTTTGATTGGCTGAAGAGGGTTAGGAGGACAATCCACGAGAACCCGGAGCTGGCCTTTGAGGAGGAGGAGACGAGTCGACTCATCCGATCGGAACTCGACTCGCTCGAGATCGGGTACACGTGGCCGGTGGCGAAGACCGGGGTGGTGGCTTCTATTGGTTCGGGGTCGCAGCCATGGTTTGCTCTCAGGGCCGATATGGATGCTCTCCCGATTCAG GAAATGGTTGAGTGGGAGCATAAGAGCAAGAACCCTGGAAAAATGCATGCTTGTGGGCATGATGCTCATGTTACAATGCTGCTTGGAGCTGCTAAGTTACTTCAACgcaaaagcaaagaaataaaG GGCACAATCAAGCTTGTTTTTCAACCTGCAGAAGAGGCCCGTGGAGGGGCTTACCATATGATAAAAGAGGGTGCCCTTGATAACATTCAAGGCATTCTTGGGTTGCATATTTCACCGGAAATGCCTGTCGGAACTATTGGTTCGAGACCTGGTCTGATGCTTGCTGCTTCTGGTAGGTTTTTGGTCACCATTCATGGGAAAGGTGGACATGCTGCATCTCCACATTTGGCCACAGATCCGATTCTTGCTGCCTGCTCGACCATCATTTCCCTCCAACAGATTGTATCTCGAGAAACAAACCCTCTAGAGTCTAGG GTCGTAAGTGTGGGGTTTGTTGATGGTGGCCAAGCAGGAAATGTAATCCCAGAGACGGTGACATTAAAAGGCACGTTTCGAAGCATGACTTCCGAAGGTCTATACTACCTTCAGCAAAGGATTAAAGAG GTTACAGAGATGCAAGCTTCGGTACATCGGTGCACAGCAACGGTAGACTTCATGCTGGAAAAAATGAGGCCCTATCCTGCCACGGTTAATGATGAAGCAATGTACAAACATGCAAAGAGTGTTGGAGAAACTTTGCTCGGGGAACCAAATGTGAAGCTACTTCCAATGGCTATGGGAGCAGAGGACTTCAGCTTCTATGCAGAAAAAATGGCTGCTGCATTCTTCATGATTGGGACGAAGAACGCGACGTTTGTATCGAAAACAGATTTGCATTCACCCTTCTTGGTGATTGATGAGGAGGTTCTTCCAATTGGAGCAGCCTTTCATGCCGCAGTTGCACTCTCATATTTCGATAATGTTGATGCTGTTGTGACGCATTAG
- the LOC137744796 gene encoding uncharacterized protein At5g41620-like, which produces MPRQNSNLAMDLMIPGKIRKRGCSSSASSSSSIIQNYRFKRAILVGKRGGSSTPVPTWKLMSSRSPTASALRAMDSPNYSQSGGARSKQQQQQQPVSARKLAATLWEMNDMSPRVKEGSDERRLRKMEASNRKARERERIPRSAHSGSLPPHLSDPSHSPVSERMDRSGTGSFHRRASPISQRRLRITDHHSGMLDSHGNGSLMEVETRSRAQTPTASTAGAKTRLKDVSNALTTSKELLKIINRVWGNEDRPSTSVALISALHAELERARLQVNQLIQEQRSDQNEINYLMKCFAEEKAAWKSKEHKVVEAAIEAVAGELEVERKLRRRFESLNKKLGKELAETKASLVNKAKELESEKRTREIMEQVCDELARDMTEDKDEAKEMKRESAKVRDEVEKEREMMQFADVLREERAQVKLSEAEHHLEEKNAAVDMLRSQLEAFMGSKTTKEKGRSSTHLNDEEISAYLSRAHLGSRQDEEKDEDEGEVEDGVECEEDSAESDLHSIELSMGNNSKSYNLNRNSAATRDPRWAAPDVEEIKGRKSTSGKPPRRSTSLQRSISDGVEWGMQTERLQNSGDGIDWERFPELERQRQRQGKGCAEEMQGYKSSKGLRDQMLSGSRLGPGRVHASPTRQWGQPWPSRDPTNTFQDRPPSAQGSGSKSNLAEVRGEGQNGRRYKR; this is translated from the exons atgccGAGGCAGAACAGCAATTTGGCGATGGACCTGATGATCCCCGGAAAAATCCGGAAGCGGGGGTGTTCGTCGTCGGCGTCTTCGTCGTCGTCGATCATCCAGAACTACAGATTCAAGCGGGCGATACTCGTTGGGAAGAGGGGCGGATCCAGTACGCCGGTGCCCACGTGGAAGCTCATGAGCTCCAGGTCCCCGACGGCCTCCGCATTGCGCGCCATGGACTCCCCCAACTACTCCCAGAGCGGCGGCGCCAGGTccaagcagcagcagcagcagcaacccGTGTCGGCGAGGAAACTCGCCGCCACGCTCTGGGAAATGAACGACATGTCTCCGAGAGTGAAGGAAGGGTCGGACGAGAGGCGGCTGAGGAAGATGGAGGCGAGTAATCGTAAAgccagagagagggagaggatcCCGAGATCGGCGCACTCCGGTTCTCTGCCGCCCCATCTCTCCGATCCATCTCATAGTCCCGTTTCCGAG AGGATGGATCGGTCTGGAACGGGTAGTTTTCATAGAAGGGCGTCGCCCATTTCGCAGAGACGGCTCAGGATCACAGACCACCATTCTGGAATGTTGGATTCTCATGGCAATGGCAGTTTGATGGAG GTTGAGACTAGATCTCGAGCCCAGACGCCTACTGCTTCTACTGCTGGAGCCAAGACACGTTTGAAGGATGTCAGTAATGCTTTGACCACGTCTAAAGAGCTACTGAAAATTATCAACCGTGTTTGGGGTAATGAAGATCGACCTTCAACAAGCGTGGCCCTTATCTCAGCCTTGCATGCTGAGCTGGAGAGGGCTCGTTTACAGGTCAATCAGCTTATCCAAGAACAACGCTCAGACCAGAATGAGATCAACTACCTCATGAAGTGTTTTGCTGAAGAAAAGGCGGCTTGGAAAAGCAAGGAGCATAAAGTTGTTGAGGCTGCCATTGAGGCCGTTGCTGGAGAACTTGAGGTAGAGAGGAAACTGAGGAGGAGGTTCGAAAGCCTGAACAAGAAACTTGGGAAAGAACTGGCGGAGACAAAAGCCTCTCTTGTTAATAAGGCAAAAGAACTTGAAAGTGAGAAGAGAACAAGAGAGATCATGGAACAAGTATGTGATGAATTAGCCAGGGATATGACTGAAGATAAAGATGAAGCAAAGGAAATGAAGAGGGAATCTGCAAAAGTTCGTGATGAGGTTGAGAAGGAAAGGGAGATGATGCAGTTTGCTGACGTGTTGCGTGAGGAGAGAGCACAAGTGAAACTCTCTGAGGCAGAACATCATCTTGAAGAGAAGAACGCAGCTGTTGATATGTTGAGGAGTCAACTTGAAGCCTTCATGGGAAGTAAGACAACCAAAGAAAAAGGACGCAGTTCTACTCATCTGAATGATGAAGAAATTTCTGCGTATCTAAGTAGAGCTCATCTTGGTTCCCGTCAggatgaagaaaaagatgagGATGAAGGAGAAGTTGAAGACGGAGTAGAATGCGAAGAGGATTCTGCTGAAAGTGATCTTCATTCCATAGAGTTAAGTATGGGCAACAACAGCAAAAGCTACAACTTGAATCGCAATTCTGCAGCCACTCGTGATCCAAGGTGGGCAGCACCTGATGTCGAAGAAATCAAAGGGAGGAAGTCTACTTCTGGGAAGCCACCAAGAAGAAGCACTTCTTTGCAAAGAAGCATATCAGATGGAGTGGAATGGGGCATGCAAACTGAAAGGCTCCAAAATTCAGGAGACGGGATAGATTGGGAGAGGTTTCCTGAACTGGAGAGGCAAAGGCAACGGCAAGGAAAAGGATGTGCAGAGGAAATGCAAGGATATAAATCATCAAAGGGTCTTAGGGACCAAATGTTGTCTGGTTCAAGGCTTGGACCTGGTAGAGTTCACGCTAGTCCCACGCGGCAATGGGGGCAGCCGTGGCCTTCACGGGATCCTACCAATACATTCCAAGATAGGCCTCCCAGCGCGCAAGGAAGTGGTTCAAAGTCAAACTTGGCGGAAGTGAGAGGTGAAGGCCAGAATGGCAGAAGGTATAAACGGTGA
- the LOC137745230 gene encoding uncharacterized protein, protein MKITKLKESSIFLWFSFFCLLLSPSTSFARTTLPARFPSSLVSPEKLSSLSSSEKNQIYRTRYFTQILDHFNFYPKSYQTFQQRYLINDTHWGGAKSNAPIFVYTGNEGNIDWFAQNTGFLYETAPHFKALIVFIEHRFYGKSIPYGGNKEVAYSNATTLGYLSSTQALADYASLIIDLKKNLSATDSPVVVFGGSYGGMLAAWFRLKYPHVTIGALASSAPILNFENITSPYSFSNIVTQDFRSESENCYKVIKGSWEQIESTADEPGGLELLRNSFKICKNYISADDLEGWLRTAFTYTAMTDYPTPSNFLSPMPAFPVKQMCAAIDDPTTGNDTFKKLYGAASVYYNYSGTATCFDLDDDSDPHDLGGWYWQACTEMIMPISGNTEESIFPASEWKYKYRAASCMRNFGIEPRPLWITTEFGGHDIERVLKRYGSNIIFFNGLRDPWSGGGVLKNISKSIVAIVAKEGAHHVDLRFKNSEDPEWLKEVRKQEINIIGNWISQYYHDLAQLY, encoded by the exons ATGAAGATAACAAAACTCAAAGAATCCTCAATATTTCTCtggttttctttcttctgtttGCTGCTGTCTCCTTCCACTTCCTTTGCCAGAACCACACTTCCTGCTAGGTTTCCATCTTCTCTCGTTTCCCCTGAAAAGCTCTcatcactttcttcttctgaaaaaaaccaaatttacaGAACCAGATACTTCACCCAAATACTTGACCATTTCAATTTCTACCCCAAAAGCTACCAAACCTTCCAACAAAGGTATTTGATCAACGACACGCATTGGGGAGGAGCCAAGAGCAATGCTCCGATCTTTGTTTACACAGGAAATGAAGGAAATATAGACTGGTTTGCACAAAACACTGGCTTTTTGTATGAGACAGCTCCCCACTTCAAAGCCCTCATCGTTTTCATTGAG CATAGATTCTATGGGAAGTCTATACCCTATGGGGGAAACAAGGAGGTAGCTTATAGTAATGCAACCACACTTGGATATTTGAGTTCAACACAGGCACTGGCAGATTATGCTTCCTTAATCATtgatttgaagaaaaatttatcagCAACTGACTCTCCTGTGGTGGTCTTCGGAGGTTCCTATGGAGGAA TGCTGGCAGCATGGTTTAGGTTGAAGTATCCGCACGTTACAATTGGAGCCTTGGCATCATCGGCTCCCATCCTCAATTTTGAGAATATTACATCTCCGTACAGCTTCAGCAACATCGTCACTCAAGACTTTAgg AGTGAGAGTGAAAATTGCTATAAAGTGATCAAGGGCTCATGGGAACAGATCGAAAGCACAGCAGATGAACCTGGAGGGCTCGAACTGCTCCgaaattcatttaaaatatgCAA GAATTATATTAGTGCAGATGATCTTGAAGGTTGGCTTCGTACCGCCTTCACTTACACAGCAATGACTGATTATCCTACTCCCTCCAATTTCCTAAGTCCCATGCCAGCATTTCCAGTCAAACAG ATGTGTGCGGCGATAGATGATCCAACGACTGGAAACGATACATTTAAGAAGTTGTACGGTGCAGCTTCTGTATACTATAATTACAGTGGGACGGCCACGTGTTTCGATCTTGATGATGACTCTGATCCTCACGACCTTGGAGGATGGTATTGGCAG GCTTGCACAGAAATGATAATGCCAATAAGCGGAAACACCGAGGAGAGCATATTCCCAGCTTCCGAATGGAAATACAAATACAGAGCCGCTTCATGCATGAGGAATTTTGGCATTGAACCGAGGCCCCTATGGATCACCACTGAGTTCGGCGGCCAT GATATTGAGAGGGTTTTAAAAAGATATGGAAGCAATATTATCTTCTTTAATGGCTTAAGAGACCCTTGGAGTGGTGGAGG ggtGCTGAAGAATATATCCAAGAGCATAGTAGCCATTGTTGCAAAAGAAG GTGCTCACCATGTAGATTTGAGGTTCAAAAACAGTGAAGATCCAGAATGGCTTAAAGAAGTGAGGAAACAAGAGATCAACATCATTGGAAATTGGATCTCCCAATATTACCATGACCTTGCCCAACTATATTAA